Proteins encoded within one genomic window of Syntrophorhabdaceae bacterium:
- a CDS encoding enoyl-CoA hydratase/isomerase family protein — protein TNNAVCLMLGRIWNNWCNEAAHLLDDATAGIIDHVAEKFVSEGPFRTLNTTKGNNVVFEGNTLQMEEGDHYLPSPALKAAQPWETKKPGSTPDVPEDKINMVRDRLLGVLFSQSFDIVDRGIGTPEDLNFGCQVALGFNKGPMDIMLDMGEDTTRQIVNKFQAARGGFPGPKRAYQEYQNFRRYILLDEIDGVKIITIRRPQAMNAIREELNNEIMALLKEYENDPNTKGFVLTGYGTAAFSAGADIGTFPDMLGDIEKGTQAARDWAKVQPYMDQLGKPIVAAINGVALGGGLELAIRCHSMVATANARFQFPEIMLGILPAIGGTIVPYRKWPKGAGLFHEMLCLARPINVKEALEIGMVSKVTNSYYEMIEEAIREVNNLTGRIRRIPDGRVDIPKMEMPENPAAGKLALSKESISIIIKTVEKGAQAERFADALEIGYRGFGEIACTEAAKEGVAAFMEKRIPVYKK, from the coding sequence AACAAATAATGCGGTCTGTTTGATGTTGGGAAGAATATGGAACAACTGGTGTAATGAGGCGGCTCATCTCCTCGATGACGCAACTGCCGGTATAATTGACCATGTAGCTGAAAAATTTGTTTCAGAAGGACCTTTCCGGACACTGAATACAACGAAGGGTAATAATGTTGTTTTTGAAGGAAACACTCTGCAGATGGAAGAGGGGGATCATTACCTGCCATCACCTGCCCTGAAGGCCGCACAGCCCTGGGAAACAAAGAAACCGGGCAGCACCCCCGATGTCCCTGAAGACAAAATAAACATGGTCAGGGATAGGTTGCTGGGGGTTCTCTTTTCACAGTCTTTCGATATCGTGGATCGCGGCATTGGAACACCGGAGGACCTGAACTTTGGCTGCCAGGTTGCCCTTGGCTTCAACAAGGGGCCGATGGATATCATGCTCGACATGGGCGAGGATACAACACGTCAGATTGTAAATAAATTTCAGGCTGCAAGAGGCGGCTTTCCGGGACCAAAGAGGGCATATCAAGAGTACCAGAACTTCAGGCGATACATTCTATTAGACGAGATCGATGGCGTGAAGATCATTACCATACGTCGGCCGCAGGCAATGAACGCCATACGTGAAGAGTTGAATAATGAAATCATGGCCCTGTTGAAAGAGTATGAAAATGACCCGAACACAAAGGGGTTTGTCCTCACCGGATACGGTACAGCAGCATTTTCAGCCGGGGCTGACATCGGCACTTTCCCTGACATGCTGGGTGATATAGAAAAGGGCACCCAGGCAGCCAGGGATTGGGCAAAGGTACAGCCTTACATGGACCAGCTTGGCAAACCCATTGTGGCCGCTATAAACGGTGTGGCGCTCGGCGGAGGATTAGAGCTGGCGATCCGCTGCCACAGCATGGTGGCAACTGCAAACGCGAGATTTCAGTTTCCGGAGATCATGCTCGGTATACTGCCCGCCATAGGAGGAACAATTGTTCCATACCGGAAGTGGCCGAAAGGGGCAGGACTCTTCCATGAGATGCTCTGTCTGGCAAGACCGATCAACGTAAAAGAGGCTTTGGAGATAGGCATGGTGAGCAAGGTAACAAATAGTTATTATGAGATGATCGAAGAGGCCATCAGGGAGGTTAATAATCTCACGGGCAGAATCAGGAGGATCCCCGATGGAAGGGTAGATATCCCGAAGATGGAAATGCCGGAGAACCCTGCGGCCGGCAAGCTCGCTTTAAGTAAAGAGTCGATATCCATCATTATCAAAACAGTTGAGAAAGGGGCCCAGGCGGAACGTTTTGCCGATGCCCTGGAAATCGGCTACCGGGGTTTCGGTGAGATTGCCTGCACCGAGGCAGCCAAAGAAGGCGTTGCCGCATTCATGGAAAAAAGAATTCCTGTATATAAGAAATGA
- a CDS encoding AMP-binding protein codes for MLKSKWLPAGKIMEVQALNIPNKVAVKDKFRQLTFREWNDRSNRLSNALAAIGVEKGDKFAILAYNCIEWMEIYAAASKGGQVAVPINFRLAGPEIEYIVNHSESKAFIVARELADIIDHIRPNLNIPKNNYILFGTDATPDGWQSYEKIIAAASPEGPPVTVDGADPWLIMYTSGTTGKPKGVVRNHEATLAEFIINIIDVGFRHDDMGLLVMPMCHINSVFYSFVFTYIGASCYVCNLVSFDPEDILKIIQDERITFVSLVPTHYIMMLAHPNKDKYDVSSMKKLLCSSAPVRRDTKLAIIDYFKGAELYEIYGSTEAGSVTILKPEDQLNKLSSIGKEVSATDRIKILDEEGKEVPEGEVGELYARTPEIFTEYWKDPERTKKAFQGEWFSAGDMAKRDADGFYYLVDRKANMIITGGENVFPSEVENVIGGHPAVKDVAVIGIPHEKWGEAVKAVVIL; via the coding sequence ATGCTTAAAAGCAAATGGTTGCCCGCGGGCAAGATAATGGAGGTTCAGGCACTTAATATTCCGAACAAGGTGGCTGTCAAGGATAAGTTCCGCCAACTGACCTTCAGGGAATGGAACGATAGGTCGAACCGGCTGTCAAATGCCCTGGCTGCCATTGGTGTTGAAAAAGGAGACAAATTTGCAATTCTCGCCTATAATTGTATAGAGTGGATGGAGATATATGCTGCTGCATCAAAAGGTGGACAGGTGGCAGTGCCGATAAACTTCAGACTTGCCGGACCGGAGATTGAATATATTGTGAACCATTCCGAATCGAAAGCCTTCATTGTTGCCCGGGAATTAGCCGATATTATTGACCATATCAGGCCGAATTTAAATATTCCCAAAAATAATTACATTTTATTTGGAACTGACGCAACCCCTGATGGCTGGCAATCCTATGAAAAGATCATAGCGGCAGCGTCTCCTGAGGGACCACCTGTGACAGTTGATGGCGCGGACCCCTGGTTGATCATGTATACCTCAGGGACAACGGGAAAGCCCAAAGGAGTTGTCAGGAACCACGAGGCAACCCTTGCTGAATTTATCATCAATATTATAGATGTCGGCTTCAGGCATGACGATATGGGGCTCCTCGTTATGCCCATGTGTCATATAAACTCGGTATTCTATTCTTTTGTCTTTACGTATATCGGGGCCAGTTGTTATGTTTGCAATCTCGTATCCTTTGATCCTGAAGATATCCTGAAAATAATACAGGATGAGCGGATCACGTTTGTCTCCCTCGTCCCGACGCATTACATCATGATGCTCGCCCACCCGAACAAGGATAAATACGATGTTTCTTCGATGAAAAAGCTTCTCTGCTCTTCGGCGCCGGTCAGGAGGGACACAAAGCTGGCCATCATCGATTACTTCAAGGGTGCGGAACTTTATGAGATATATGGCTCAACAGAGGCCGGATCGGTGACCATACTCAAACCGGAAGACCAGCTGAATAAACTCAGCTCTATCGGCAAAGAGGTGTCTGCAACAGACCGGATCAAGATCCTCGATGAAGAGGGGAAAGAGGTGCCTGAGGGTGAAGTTGGCGAGCTGTACGCACGAACCCCTGAAATATTTACAGAATACTGGAAAGACCCTGAGAGGACCAAGAAGGCTTTCCAGGGAGAGTGGTTTTCGGCAGGGGACATGGCGAAAAGGGATGCCGACGGTTTCTATTATCTGGTTGATAGAAAGGCCAACATGATAATAACCGGTGGCGAGAACGTCTTTCCTTCGGAGGTAGAAAATGTCATTGGGGGACATCCGGCAGTAAAGGATGTTGCGGTGATCGGAATACCCCATGAGAAATGGGGAGAGGCTGTCAAGGCTGTTGTTATACTCC